From the Haliaeetus albicilla chromosome 6, bHalAlb1.1, whole genome shotgun sequence genome, the window TTGTCACACTTCTTCCAGCCAGCAATGCTGACGTGTTCCAGAAAACAGGTATCTCGGCTTACTGCGACTGTGCCTCTAAATCGCCAGTGCCCCCCGAACCAGAATGCATCTGGCAACACCCCATGCTTGCACATCTGGTATGAAGATGCTGCCCAACAGCTGTACCCTATAACCACACCAACCGCACCGGCAGTCCTGTTTCACACAGAATAAAAGAAGCTGGACCAGCCACGTTTTAAGTATCACTTTAGAAGTGCTTCTCTCGggtttcattttacatttttaatgcaatctgctatttttccccctttcataAGGAAACATTATACTTATATGCTCAGTTTCCTGGAACAGATCGGCTAAGGGCGCTCTCCGCCAGGCTCCCGCTGCTTATAGACTTCCCGTCTCCAGCAGTACCAGCAGCTCCATGCCACGGTTCACACGGAGAGTCCCTACATCGGGACAGCTTTCCTGCTCCTAACGCTGTCTGGCCTGAGAAAAGGCAGGCACATCCTGACCAATTCCCAGAGAAGCTTTCGCAGGGTCAGAGGAAGTAGCAGGCTGTAAAGGGGGTGGGGGTTTCACCGTCTTAATCTTTGGGGCTTGCAGGAAACAGCAAGCTAATTCCAGCCTGCCACCACCGCAAGCGACCTGCTGCAGATTAATTCCTTCTCTATCTGCAAGAGGACGCGGCGCAGGGATGCCAAGCACCGCTCGCTCAGACCGTCCGcgctaaaaaaaataaaaaggaggggagagaCGTTTGCTGTAACCTCGCTCGTCACTGTCGGCGTTTCTCCAGGGCTCCACGCGCCAAGGAGAACAGCACACGCCTGTTGAAGTTTATCCAAAAAGCCCTCGCTGCCAGAGGCTCTGTGACACCTTTGCCTCTGCTCCCCGGTCACATCCGAGGGAGACCCCTCAGGCGACCAGAGCTACATCTTCTTGGCCACCAAGCCAGAAATCCCTCTCGAGGACTGCCTGCTGCACACGCGTCCCTGAAATCCGTCCCACTAGATGCGGTTAGGACCATTAGAGGAGCCACCTCTCCGCACATTAATCCGGGTTGTGTAATCATCCTGCATCGACACGGGAGGACAGCGACGGCAAAGCCGGGGAGCCGCGCGGGACGCATCCTCGCCTATCTGCTCCGTCGCCGATGCTCCCCGCCTCTTCTACAGGCGGATTTTCACCGCGAAAGAACAAAGGTCAGTCGCTGTTCGGGACGCTGCAGAACCCACAGGCTGTCAGGCTCTCCACGCAGCTTGCACGGACATGTCGCACGCCCAGAGGTTTTTCCCCTTGGCACAGCGGCGACCGCCTCACGGAGCGCAGGCTCTATTAATATTTTACCACCGGATTCCACTCTGTCCTCAAACTGTTTTGCAAGCAACCCGGATCAGATGCAATGTCTCCCCAAATTAAGATATAAATGTCAACATGAGGCACAGCAACATAAGCATATCGTGCATGCCCAACAAGGACAagaatttatttgcttttgtccCCGTCAtctgtcgtccccccccgccaccaTGTATCTACAACATCCTTTTCTCCgcctgaggaagaaaacaacaacaaaatacttGGGAGTTTTCATATCATCATTATTCAAACAGTGACGAGGTAGCCAGAAACACAGGATAAATGCTGAGTTCTCATAGCAACACACCTCTATGAGTAAGGAGATTAAACTCTTAAACGTGTTCTTTCCTCAAGCCTCCAGCATTTGCCAGTCTCACACCGGCTGTGAGAACCAGCACCAACAACTCAAGCCATTTCTCACTGTCCTACCAAACTAGAAACAAGGAAGAATTAAGAAGATGCTTCTTCACATATGGTTTCTGCCTGAAGCAGTATCTCCTTAGTGCATGGGTTACAATCTCACGAGAAACAGTTACACGCACGCATGCACAAACATGCTACCCAGaactttccttcatttttccatCTTCCTGTTGCGATCAGCCGCTTGAGACCAGGCCCTCCCATGCGATGCAAACAAGGAAACACATCTCAGTGTTTAAGCTGCGATTCTTTTGTTCAAATAACATGGCAGCTAAAAAcagcctttcctctcccctggaGCAACCTCTCATTGCGCTCACTTATGCAAGGCACCCTTTATTCATCTGAGGACGGTAATGACTATCCAAACGCCAAAACCCAGTATTCAGCACGGAGATCACAACAACAGTAAGAAATTCCGTAAGTCACCTTCAGCATCCAATTCTGAGTATCCCATGGGGCAGAGGGAACCCAGCTGATTTCATTTTCCCTCCAAGTACCTCTGCTTGGGAactttccacattttctttccttctgcccAAGCCTATCGCACTGCACAAACAAGCAGCCGCCATTCTCCCTGcacagaattttgttttatcccccttttttttttttgcactatGTCCCATGGCACGAAGGTAATAACTGACCAGGACAAAGGACATGTTTACTGTCTCCATCTTTCATTTATTCAGGTATACACACAGcccagcaagaaaagaaaagcaggggaTTGCCATGCAAAGAGACACCGGCACCTCGCTCCAATGCTGAAGATCAGCTCTAAAAGGTTTTGGCACATTACACCGTTTACTTCCACACACAGAAACTGCTTTAACTTTTTGCCCATGACCTCATGCCCTAAGATCAGGCTTTTAACAtatcaagttttatttttcccagctAAGGCTTAAAATGGGCAGTGTCCTCCTCCTACAAAATTAGATAAATGGGTAAAATCACACTCCCCGATCAAGAAATTCACAGCTTGTAGAATTTACTCAATCTTTCACACCCGGGTATGATTTTCAATACCGCTAGAAGAGCTTTGTTATGAACTGACATGCGATCATCACATGCCCGTATTGATGCGTGTGTCTGTGCCAATAGCTTAAATCACTTGATCTCTGAACAATCCTATGACTCATGACATATGCATCCCATAATTTATCATGTTTGTGCTATGGAAATGCACCGGAGCAGCATCGCCTCAGCAACATTTACAAGTCACCTTGGCAACAGAGCAGCTTCGCGGCTGCTTTCAGAATGCCCGGCAAAACCTAAACGAGATGGGAGAGAATTAAAGCACTTCTACTTTACTCCTTGGCTTAAATAGCTCATTAATTAGCTAACACAGCTACCTCCTTTAAATcgggcttttttaaaaaaaaaaaacacccacctTTTTTACCCTTCTCCAGAAGGCACAATGAAGCTTAAGAAGACTCTCAGTAGGGTAAAGCCATGCACCGCCAAGTCAGAGGAAAAGTTTAAGGAATCAGATATTGTGCCTTCATTTGCTTCCCAAAAAAGTCCGTACACGTGCTATACAGCTAGGAAAACGAGCAAGTCCCAGAGCAAGCTAAAAAAAGGAGTTTCCATCCCATCAGATGCCTCCGTAAGCATCACCTGCCCGTGTTATTTagccttttgttgttgttgttgttgttgtcgtCGTCGCACTGGTAGATTTAGAGGGGCCGAGGGGGtgagcagctgctggggcagctccACGCCAGGCACGGCCGCAGCCACGCCGAGGAGGAGCCCCGCGAGCCGGCTCCGTGCCACGATCACAGTTTTGGTCGCGGTTTTCTTCTTCCCCGCCAACACTGGGCAGGTGAAGTGCTCGCCGCGGGGGTCACACCTAACGGCTTGCCAGTTTTGCTCCTAAATTCCCCGCTCACACACGTAAAGACGCGCCGCTTTGCTTTTAGCCAGCACCGGACGAACACTACGTAAAACGAGGCGAAACATCTTTTCAGCAGCAAGATCGCTTGCaggaggcagaaaggaaaacGGAAGAGGTTGCAAACCGTCAACTAGTTCCCGTCCGAGAGCTTTAGAGCCGAACGCACCAACGGCGTGGTTAGAAACTGGATGGAAAGGGAAGGCGAGAGGTGAGCAGCTCTCGCTCTCGCTGGTGATAAACGAAGGCGAAGAGCCGGCAGATTGCCCCTTTGCCAGCCGCTCGGCAAGAGATGCGTCAAGACGGCTGGCGGCTCAAGCCGCGCCACAGCCCAAGCCACTACGCTAGAGGCGTTCAAGAAGTGTGAAAATCGGCTCTCTGATTTATCAGCTGCTATCCCGAGGGGCAGGAGGTGAACCACCACGATAAAAAACTTTTACTGAGACTTGAATCTGTACCGGTAAGTATTTGCTGCTGTACAGGCGGGCATACAGAAGAGGAGCTTCCTCAGCAGAACAGATCTGCGCTTTTAGGAGTTTAGACATTCGGCCAAACTCTGAAATAGCCCGTTAAGTCAGAGCTAATTAGTAGAGGAGAGGAACGAACTAACGTAAGACTGAACATACTTGCCCTGCTTTAAACAGTTATTTAATAGTCTCAAACACGCTTTAGCCAGTGCCGGAGACCTCACCAAATGATGAATTTAAGGACGCACTGTATCATCAGCCTTTTGCGAGGATGGGAGGGGAGGTGTTTCAGCAAGCAGCGATGCTCTAACGCTCTTTCTCCCCGCAGCcctcccccatgcccccccagCAACACGTCCCATGCCCCCGAGCAcgctctccctccctgccctgcgcCCATCCCTGACCCCGCAGCCCACcgtccccctctccccagcgGGACCCCTCTTGCCCCGCAGCCAGAACAAGCTGGCAGGACCCCGCTGCTGCAGCTCTTTATGCTTTCCAGCACACCCGGGGTGGGATTTAGCAGAGGACGTCGCCAGGGCACCCTGAGCTCTCGGCCTTGGCACGGGGACCGCAAAAGGCAGCAGCGCTTTCCTCCCCGAAGCTGCCTCGGTATAGCGTGGACAAGGGAAAGCCCGCTCAGCTTCCAGGGGCTCAGcctgcctctccccaccctGGTACCTTCTGCACTTCCACAATTAAAACTTCCCCTTGCTATTCTGCCAGGCCGATTGTTGTTGAGGCTGTTATTTCAGTGACAGCAATACCACAGTAACTTGATTTAGGTGAGTAACCGAGCAAGTACGATTGACCAGCATGCTCTCTGCCAAAACCATTAACCAAAGACCAGAACAATAATTCAAAGTTATTAAATTGCCCGAACAAAATTTTCTACTAGCCCTACTCATGAATCTCCACCTGCAGAAGTGCACACTTAAGCACCAAGTTACACAGTGCACGCgcacgcgcgcacacacacacacacgcacgaTGCAGTCTGCAGCGTGCTTCCTCTCGTTTTGCAATGCTTTCAGCATAGATTGTTTTTTCTGAGTTGTTCAAAACAAAGTAGCAGCAGAAGGAACCGATCCGTTCCTTGATTATataggtaaaagaaaaaaacttggGAAACTGATGGAAGCCACATGCTTACCaagagttacaaaaaaaaaagtgatttttcttgcatacagcaaaaaaatcccccaatACCATTTATGtacttatttttacatttttctcatttttaggACAATGTTGCTAGCACATATTTCCCACAGTCCTCTGACACCTTGCCACAGCCTCAAGGGAGCAGCCAGCCCCATGGAGAATTTCACCCCCCGCCTGCCCCCGAGGACCCCgagccacacacacacacacacccccccagcccctgcagcaaGAAGTCGCCCAGGCAAACTAGCTTCTCATTGTTCGGAGTTTTACAGCCAGCTTTTATGGATAAGCCAGCCTGGCAGATCATGTCCCTTCCCGTTCCCCATCACCCTTCTGTCCTCCATCCTTGCTTTGCCCGAAAGCTGCAGTGTTGGCATCTCCCAACACTACGACAAGTTGAGGAAGCTGAACAGACTCCTTCttgcctctctctcttcccccgcctcctttctgcatttaaaatataaccTTGGACCTGTGCTTTCACCGGTTGATGTGGTACCCCATCAATTAAAAGGACGACCTCTTTACGACAGTCACTTCGGTGACAGTAAACTGTCTCCTGAAGAGCAGGTACAACTGTAACCAGTAACTTGCAGACCCCCAAAAAACAAGCACGGAGAGCACCAGCCGCGGCAGCTCCGCACCTGCAGAGGCCGAGGTCAGTGACTTCAACCAGCGGCACCGCGAGAACACGAAGATTACGCTGCCTGCGCAGCTTTGCTGCAAGCTGCCGCGGCACAGAGACACGTACGCGCTTCGGAAAGCCATCTAAATTCGCTTACATCTGTCATTGTCATTTTGGTCAGCAATGGCATCTTCCAGAGCGACAGACTTTGGcttcttttcactgtttcctTTCAAGTTTTCCCAGTCTGCCTGGCTGAATCTGCAGACCTCTGAGTCTTTGGTAGCTGTTTggccttctctctctttcatctCCAACTCTGAGAAGCGCATCATTGCACGCTAGAAAGAGAattgatatgaaaaaaaaagtcttgcgATAAAAGCTACTTCATTCACCTTACCTTATATGAAAGCATTTCCAAAGAAACATCGGCTCAAAACCAAGGTTTCAGATGGATAGCTAGGGTAGGAGTTTAACACACCTGACTTGTAAAACAGTGTTCTAGCATCTATATGCAAATAGCCACAGAGTTCTTTCATATataagagtgtgtgtgtgtatatatatatatataaaaaagatatatataaatgtatactgtatataaaacaaaaacattccaTTTTGGAggtaaaaagagacaaaaacaaaaagaaaataaaacaacacaaaaccgTACAATGAATAAAGACGACCATGGCCCACAAACTTCCCTTTGTGtatttggaaatgaaatttAACTCAAAGGTTTATGTAAGAGTCTAGTAATAAAAATTTGAAGAACTGACCTCACAGTAAGCAGCAGGTAGACATAAAATACTGTCCTCTTGTAATCCTTCCATCTATGTAATTAAAATGGGCACTCAATGGATCATTTAGATAATTTCATCCATTTTTATAAGCATAAACCAATTCTTTTCTTAACAATGCAAAACAATTTGGCTTAACTCATCCCttcattaaaagtaaaataccTTACGGATATTCCTATACAATATCTGTCCGTCATCCCTCAGCATCAACCTCAACACCACTCCTACTCTGTCCTACGCGTTCGCCTGGCGCAAACGTTGCCTGAGACCCGCTAATACATGGCTTCGACTCCTCTCCGTCAAATGGCACGTTTGGCATGCTAATCACAACTTCTGGGTACGCTCTGCTAGCTGGCACTACAGGCCAGCTGAGAAATTACAGCCATCGCTAGCGCCAAGGTAACATGCATGCCTGTCCGACTCCCCTCCGTAACTGCGCAAACATTTCATACgtacattaacatttttatcCGATCTTAGTAAAAGCCCTTTAAAGCTTACTAGCGCGTACATACGTAAAAGCCATACATACTATTCTTTACATCGCCTCGCTCTCTTTAACGAACTTACTTGGCTATTTAAAACCGTTTCTGGCGAGTACGCccctaacaaaaaaaattcctgattTCCCCACCTGCGTTGCTTCTCTCAACTTTTAATACTCGACTGTGACTTGCAACAgagaaataacaacaaaaagcGCGGCGGTCGTTGGACCGCGCGGACTCACCTGCAACGCCCGCTGCTCCCGGCTGAGCTGGCTGGAGTCCGCGTACAGTTCGGTCGTCACACACTTGAATCGATCACCTACGTAACCGGCGGAGTTTGCGATCCTCTTGGCCAACTTAGACGGCTTGGGCTTCAGTATTTTGCCATCGCCAGATTCCGCGTCCTCGGCTCCGTCTTTGGTATAGGTCTGGCTGGCGTCGATGCTTGGCGGCGCGGTCCCCATGCAGAATGGCTTTGCGTCCTCCTGCACCTTGCCAAAAGCCAGAGCCGGAGCATCGCTCTCGTGAGCGCTTTCCAAGAAAGCGGGCGAAGGCTGGACCGTCACTCTCTCTTTCGGCTGGCTCACAGATAAATCTTCTTTCCTTAAGCCGAAAACCGACGAACTCTGGGCTTGCTTGAAATTATAGGTTTCGTGAAGATCATTATTTCTTCCAAACTCCTCTCTCATTACAATAAAATCTCTGTGCTGCGACGCCTGCTCTACCTTGTGCTTTGTAGGGTCATTAGCCTGATTACCGCTTTCCGTAGCAAAGCTGGCTTTCGCTACGTTCGCTTCGCTTTTCGCCTCTTGCTCATCTCGCAGAAGATCCGGGAAGAGGTGTTTGTCACTTTTGGCCGAGTTTTTACTGTGGCCAGAGCTCTGGTGCAATTTCACGCTCTTGTCACCGGGTACTTCGAAATGCATCTTCCCGCCGCTCTCCAGGAGCTCCGGCAACCGGCCCCGCAGAGCCGGGTCCTCGTAGCGGACCCTCTCGTGAGACCGCGACCTCCTCTCCGCCTTCTCCTCCTTATTGATCTCCAAAGCCGaatgctgcagcagcatggggtgcaccatccccatccccagcgCGTCCTGGTAGGTCATGAATTCCCCTCGCCCCGCCGGCAGGCTGTAGGGGAGGCCGGGTTTGGGAGCCAGGTGGCCGGGGTAGAGGCTGCCGTTGGGCAGCAAGACGGGGTGCGGATACACGTGTCCTTTCCCATGGAGGGAGAGAGGGCTGATGGCGATCCCCTCCGGCACCGGGTACGGGAGGTAACTCCGGGGGTAGGGCAGAGGCGGGGAGCGAAACGCCTCGTTGGGCGGCAGGAAGATGGGGCTGGAGGCCAGGGCGGTCTCGCTCGCCTTGAAGTTGGCTTCCTGGCCGCAGGATTTGGCCACCTTATTGCCGTGTTTCGCAGGGGCGGCGACGGGCTGCCCGACGTGCTGGATGACCGAGGCGGTGCTCTCCGCAGAGCTCCTGGCCGTCTTGGCGCAATCGGCGTTGGGAGCCGGCGACGCCGACGCCGGTCGCCCCCCCGCCGACACCGTCCCCGAAACGCTGCCGACGACCGCCTCCGTGCCACCCatcctggggcaggaggagctccGCTGCTGCGGGATCACCCAGTCCAGCGCCTTGTTTTTCAGCTGGACGCTCTTCCCGCTCTCCTCGCCGGGGCTGGGACCGGGAACGATCCAGGAGGACGGTGCCGTGCTGATAATGTCAGGCCTGTAGATGGGGCAGCCGTTCCCGGGAGAAATGGTTTCCTTCTGAACGATGTCGCCGCCGGGCAAGTGCGTCCCCCCTCCCGCCCTGCCGTGCACCAGCACCGTCGGCGTCATTTTCTTACCGTGGTCCGACTTGCCGGCGGTTTCCGCGTCGACGACTTTGGCCGACAAGTCCAGCGGTTTGTCGGTGACGTCTTTGGTCGGGGTCTGCTTTTCCAGGAGCGGGGGGGACCTGCCGTCTTTCCGGTCGTGGCCGGCTTTGCGCGCGtggggggcggccggcgggggagCCTCCCCGGCGTCGCTGCCTTTGGGAAGCTTCCCGTTGGAGAGGCGGGAGGGTGGGAATTCGCCGCCGACGTTCACGTAGGGCTTCGGGAGGGTGACGgcggaggagggagaggtggtgATCCTGGGGAAGTGTTTGTGGAAATCGGCGTAGGCGTCCCCCACCTGGGCGGGcagggggaggcggggggacGGCCGGGGCGAGTGCGGCAGCAGGAGCGCGGGGTCCGCCGGCATGTTGGCGGGGGCCGGCTTGGCGGCGGGGACCCGGGGCTGCTTGCTGCTCTGGATGTGGGGGTAGGCGTGCGTGTCGACGGGGTTGCCGGGGCTGACGCCCATCTTCCACGACAAGCTCTTATCCGGACAATGCACCAAAGGCGGGATGGCCGGCGAAGCCGAAGCGGTCGAGAGCCTCATGGGCGACGCCAGCGACGAAGGGATGTGGGGGGCAACGTAGTGGGAGGGAGGCAGGTATAAAAAACGTTCACCGTTCGTACATACGGGCGAGTAAGCCAGGTGCTGCGGTAAGCTGTAGGTGGACTGCTGAGGTAGCAATGCCTTGTACATGTTCAATGAATACTTATTTGGTGAGTCAAGGAAAGGGTATATGGTGGGCGTCGTGCCCTCCATATAGGGGTTTACCCAGGGGAGCCTTAGGTAACTAGCACCATTGACACCGAGGGGACTCTGCTTGTCACCCGCAGCTCGGTCCAAACCCAGCGTCTCCCCCGTCGGGACAGAGTTTTTTTGTATTCCAGGTGGTGTTTTGTATATAGCGCTGAAGCCGTTCGGGGCTTTTCCAGAGACGGCTGCGTTTTCTACCGCTTCGGGGGGATTAGACTTAAACTGCATCTCTGGATTTCTTTCAGGAGTAAATCCGAGCCCAGCTATCGAACTCGTAGCATCCCGTGATTTTTCCGAGCCGAGTCCACACAAGCTGGAATAGACAATACTACTGGGGACTCTGAGTCCTTCTCGCATGAGTCCAGACCTGTCCATACTCAGAGCTGCGAGACTGTCAATGCGATGTGCTGTAGTCGCATCCACCTTTACAGAACAAGAAGTATGTTACTTTCACATTTCAATAACGTGACTACCGCTCAAGCTACAGATACACCagcattttgaaagagaaacaatACTAATGCAAACACACTGCGCGTCATGAAAACATACAGAGGCTGATCTTGCTGGAAAACGGGAGAACAGGAACCTATGGAGCAATATAGATCACCGCAAACGTCAATACAAATCTCTCCGCATCCAAAATTCATGGGCTAGAAACAAAGGCGTGAGGACCCATAGCCCAAGCGGCCAGCAGCGGCCCAGAGACGATGCTCAGTGGCACCGCTCCTGTGCGGCAACCGgctcctcagccccagccctgccagagcAAGAGGATGCGGGCTGTGAcatggagaaggggaagagaaggatggagagcctctcctcctcctcctcctccaggaccTCTCCCCCTCCGCcgcagctctgctccagggctCGCCACCGCCACACGATTCATGGGGCGAGGCGTCTGAGGACACGGCATGAAGAAAGGTCCGTCGTCAAATTCCTGCCCCGCTCGCCACTCCCCACGTACACTCAAAGAAGGAGAAAACCCCCAACTTTGCTAAAACGTTGATGTACTTAACGCTTACATGAACTGCATGACATTATTCATAACAGAGCTAAAGGACGAACATGACATCATACAACAACACACACCACAAAGTCAGCGTCAAGAGATTAACGAGATAAATAAACAAAGCCCCATTTCACTGTTTCAAGAAACAACTCGCATGTGCCCAAGCCCGGGTAGAGCTGCAACAGAAAGGTGTTTTACTCCTTTCCCCAAATGGATCACGTGGGAACACCCAGGGGTAGGAGTCAAGGTGGGGAGGACAGGCACAGATTCAGCTGCAGCATGAAGCTGTTAACTTCTTACCACACTGTGATTCAGGTGATTTTCTTCCCTCAACTCCAGTCTGCTTTTCGGTGCATCGCCATCATTAACGGGaattttcctattaaaaaacagaagctTACTAGTTGAAAACATCCTGCGCATCTCAGATCAGTACAAGATTATATCACCTCCATATTTTGATTCCCCTGGAGAAGTCCCATATGATACCGTATTTATCCTTCTGCGTACCCATGCACAGCCACCGCTTTAGAAAGCAAGGACCGTTCGAAAATAAGCATAAAGGGTTTTGACACCAAGAACACACCAAGCACATCTCAGAGCAGCCTCTTTCAATGCAAGTGATTTTTGCCAAGGTCTTCTCTTTTGCCCCTTGCCCTTCTCTTTTTCCAAGGAGAGAATATCCCATTTTAAACATACGCTGTTCAGGTACCATCCATAAATGCTGCCGAGGAGAAAATGAACACGCACACATGCTAATATCATACGAACGTCAGCTGTTCCATGCTAAAGAGGGAGCTGCACATCTGTGCCATACCAGTGCGGCAGCGCTGGGACTTGTTACCACAGAAAGCACCGATAAAGAATATACCGTAGTGCCAAATTTCAAATCCCGGGGATAAAAATCATTGAcatgcagcagaaggaaattttCAGCATTACCCAAAAGAACTCCTTTCAAAGTGCTTAAAGGCACATGATCACCTTAAAGCTGAAATGCgattttaatgtatttgtttttaagcGATTCACCTTTCCTGCAAGTAGCACGTAAAATTATTATCCCTAAATAACTGGGAGGAAAGTGAGGAGGGAGGGTGTGAAAGCAAAATGAGACGTTTGGCCATTTTCCTTCAGCTTATGTTTGCAAATAGCACTCCCTGCAAGGACCAAAAACTTTCCCCAGCTTCTCAGAGGCTTTTCACACAACAGTAAGAACATGGGCtcaaagagaagacagaaaaacactAAAACCACACAAAATCGGCACAGAGAAGTGCAGGCATACCTGCAGCTTCTGTTCAGTGTTGTTTcgctttttaaaaagctgggCTTTAAGGGGAGAGGACACCGACCAGTGCCTGCATCACCccactgaaaattattaaagaCTATAATTTTAATTATCGAATGAATGAtattcagcaggaaaaaaggtggggaggaagagaaattcACTTGTGGGAGACAGAAAAGCCACTGTTTCTATTTCACAGGCCAAGTTGTTGGTCCGAAGGCAGGGAACGCCAAATCGCAGGCAGGAGCCCCTCTGCCATAGAGTCACCGCAAGAACACGTGCGCTATTTGGTTTAATTCCCCTTCACAAATACGAAATAATAAAGTAATTGTAAAAGCGCGTTTAAAGGCTGCTTTGGGGAGTAATCTCTTTAAAGGGCGTCCCCGCTTCACTGACCCAGGTTGCCTGTTAAATAGTAAATCAGCGGCTGCTCTACCGCTCTCAGGCACGTCTTGTTtctc encodes:
- the BCOR gene encoding BCL-6 corepressor isoform X3; translation: MLSATPLYGNVHSWMSNERVRMCGINEDRKIPVNDGDAPKSRLELREENHLNHSVVDATTAHRIDSLAALSMDRSGLMREGLRVPSSIVYSSLCGLGSEKSRDATSSIAGLGFTPERNPEMQFKSNPPEAVENAAVSGKAPNGFSAIYKTPPGIQKNSVPTGETLGLDRAAGDKQSPLGVNGASYLRLPWVNPYMEGTTPTIYPFLDSPNKYSLNMYKALLPQQSTYSLPQHLAYSPVCTNGERFLYLPPSHYVAPHIPSSLASPMRLSTASASPAIPPLVHCPDKSLSWKMGVSPGNPVDTHAYPHIQSSKQPRVPAAKPAPANMPADPALLLPHSPRPSPRLPLPAQVGDAYADFHKHFPRITTSPSSAVTLPKPYVNVGGEFPPSRLSNGKLPKGSDAGEAPPPAAPHARKAGHDRKDGRSPPLLEKQTPTKDVTDKPLDLSAKVVDAETAGKSDHGKKMTPTVLVHGRAGGGTHLPGGDIVQKETISPGNGCPIYRPDIISTAPSSWIVPGPSPGEESGKSVQLKNKALDWVIPQQRSSSCPRMGGTEAVVGSVSGTVSAGGRPASASPAPNADCAKTARSSAESTASVIQHVGQPVAAPAKHGNKVAKSCGQEANFKASETALASSPIFLPPNEAFRSPPLPYPRSYLPYPVPEGIAISPLSLHGKGHVYPHPVLLPNGSLYPGHLAPKPGLPYSLPAGRGEFMTYQDALGMGMVHPMLLQHSALEINKEEKAERRSRSHERVRYEDPALRGRLPELLESGGKMHFEVPGDKSVKLHQSSGHSKNSAKSDKHLFPDLLRDEQEAKSEANVAKASFATESGNQANDPTKHKVEQASQHRDFIVMREEFGRNNDLHETYNFKQAQSSSVFGLRKEDLSVSQPKERVTVQPSPAFLESAHESDAPALAFGKVQEDAKPFCMGTAPPSIDASQTYTKDGAEDAESGDGKILKPKPSKLAKRIANSAGYVGDRFKCVTTELYADSSQLSREQRALQMEGLQEDSILCLPAAYCERAMMRFSELEMKEREGQTATKDSEVCRFSQADWENLKGNSEKKPKSVALEDAIADQNDNDRCNFTSTETNQGHFLETPEEKDLSNEKCYLERHSIYEKAEDQPTEDIGQHPCPRLDRKRKHSGERVQNDGSQNENFVDELQDELISKAKKKKNSKGLHPKKQRHLQHLRELWEQQVSPERSPSGKLGRQSRKDLAEAVQPEATAKVKDFTEERHTKKRSEAKSNRSWSEESLKTSDNEQGLPVFPVSPHMKSLSSTNANSKRQAQPSCTPASRLAAKQQKIKESRKTDGLYTDEEEDFQHASLLQKYSECEKPSGKRQCKTKHLALQERRRRSSLTGDDTTDIENAEDKVTVTRKVRKRPEPTSDCDSSPAKSYEQKPYDRLQQTPSLLPVSQPSQLPIASPPPETTPSRPMPPEARRLIVNKNAGETLLQRAARLGYEEVVLYCLENKVCDVNHRDNAGYCALHEACARGWLSIVRHLLEYGADVNCSAQDGTRPIHDAVENDHLEIVRLLLSYGADPTLATYSGRTIVKMTHSELMETFLTEYLTDLQGRSVDDPGLYWDFYGSSVCDPKDESGFDILANPPGPGDEDEDGFSDVLEFEFSDEPPLPCYNIQVCLSQGPRNWLLLSDVVKRLKMSSRIFRCNFPNLEVVTITEAEFYKQTSLSQLFSCATDLEAFNPESKELLDLVEFTSELKTLLGSSFHWLHPHEDPPFDILW